TCGAGCGCGAGCTCGGCATCTCCTACCCCACGGTCAGGGGAAGGCTCGACGCGATCGTCAGGAAGCTCGGCTTCCAGCCGACGACCGAGGTCACCGACACGGTCAAGGAGGAGCTTCTCGCGAAGCTCGAATCGGGAGAGATCGATGCAGACGAATTCGTACGACGACTGGATGAGGCGGCCGCTTAGCAGCGCGGTCTGCCCGACCGAGGATATCTGGCCGGCCGTGACACGGGTCGACCGCGTGCCCGGCATCGCGCGCTATTCACACGGACATCCGCCGAACGCCGGACCCGCCAGGTTCCACCGCGGACCGCACGGCGCAGGCCACGGACGACCGACAACGAGGGAGGCATTCATGAAGGAGGAGAAGCTCCGCATTCTCAAGATGGTCGAGGACGGCAAGATCAGCGCCGACGAGGCCGCGAGGCTCATCGAGGCGCTCGATAAGAGCGACAACAAGCCGACCGAGCGCGACCTGAAGAGACGCTGGCTCAAGGTCCAGGTAACGAAGGACGGAGAGCAGAAGGTCAACCTGAGAGTCCCTCTCGCTCTCCTGAAGTTCGGGTTCCAGTTCGCCCCGATGGCGATGAAGCACGGCATGGAGAA
This sequence is a window from Candidatus Effluviviaceae Genus V sp.. Protein-coding genes within it:
- a CDS encoding DUF2089 family protein, with product MHKQPGACPVCGGEMIIKELECPTCDIRVDGSFETCPFCVLTPEQLELIKIFLKSRGNIREVERELGISYPTVRGRLDAIVRKLGFQPTTEVTDTVKEELLAKLESGEIDADEFVRRLDEAAA